A DNA window from Thiopseudomonas alkaliphila contains the following coding sequences:
- the rplL gene encoding 50S ribosomal protein L7/L12 codes for MALTNEDILNAISEMSVMQVVELIEAMEEKFGVTAAAAVAAGPAAGGAEAAAEQTEFTIMLLEAGDKKVNVIKAVREITGLGLKEAKAVVDGAPAAVKEDVAKEEAEAAKKALEEAGAKVELK; via the coding sequence ATGGCTCTTACTAACGAAGATATCCTAAATGCAATCTCTGAAATGTCAGTGATGCAAGTTGTTGAACTGATCGAAGCAATGGAAGAGAAGTTCGGCGTAACTGCAGCAGCAGCTGTAGCAGCTGGCCCAGCGGCTGGTGGTGCTGAAGCAGCAGCAGAGCAAACTGAGTTCACCATCATGCTGTTAGAAGCAGGTGACAAGAAAGTTAACGTTATTAAAGCAGTACGTGAAATCACTGGTTTAGGCTTGAAAGAAGCTAAAGCAGTAGTTGACGGTGCTCCAGCTGCAGTTAAAGAAGACGTTGCTAAAGAAGAAGCTGAAGCAGCTAAAAAAGCGCTTGAAGAAGCGGGCGCTAAAGTCGAACTTAAGTAA
- the secE gene encoding preprotein translocase subunit SecE, which translates to MNAKVEAQEPRSDLIKWIVVALLVAVGVVGNYYFSGESVFYRAIGLVVLAVAAGYVALQTAKGRAFAKLAKESRAEIRRVVWPTRQETTQTTLIVVAVVLIMALILWGIDTFIGFIVSKILG; encoded by the coding sequence ATGAATGCAAAAGTTGAAGCTCAAGAACCCCGCTCCGATCTTATAAAGTGGATTGTTGTTGCGCTTCTGGTTGCAGTGGGAGTGGTAGGCAATTACTACTTTTCCGGAGAATCTGTTTTTTATCGTGCGATTGGTCTCGTTGTCTTAGCAGTTGCTGCTGGTTATGTGGCGCTTCAGACTGCAAAAGGACGTGCATTTGCCAAGTTGGCAAAAGAGTCGCGAGCAGAGATCCGTAGAGTTGTCTGGCCCACACGTCAAGAAACCACGCAAACTACTTTGATTGTAGTGGCTGTCGTATTAATTATGGCGCTGATCCTTTGGGGTATTGATACCTTTATTGGCTTCATCGTCTCGAAGATTCTAGGGTAG
- the rplJ gene encoding 50S ribosomal protein L10 yields MAIRLEDKKAIVAEVNEAAKGALSAVVADARGVTVGAMTQLRKEAREAGVYVRVVRNTLLRRAVEGTEYTVLAETFTGPTLIAFSNEHPGAAARIFKEFAKGQDKFEIKGAAFEGNFIAATQIDVLATLPTYDEAISKLMSVIQGATSKLARTLAAVRDQKEAEAA; encoded by the coding sequence GTGGCAATTAGACTCGAAGACAAGAAAGCCATCGTCGCTGAAGTCAATGAGGCTGCTAAAGGTGCTCTGTCCGCTGTTGTGGCTGATGCCCGTGGCGTGACCGTTGGTGCAATGACTCAACTGCGTAAAGAAGCTCGTGAAGCCGGTGTTTATGTGCGTGTAGTACGTAACACTTTACTGCGTCGTGCAGTAGAAGGAACGGAGTACACCGTTCTGGCTGAGACCTTTACCGGTCCTACCTTGATTGCTTTCTCTAACGAACATCCGGGCGCAGCTGCTCGTATTTTCAAAGAGTTCGCTAAAGGTCAAGACAAGTTTGAGATCAAAGGCGCCGCGTTTGAAGGCAACTTTATCGCAGCTACCCAGATTGATGTGTTGGCAACTTTACCAACTTACGACGAAGCTATCTCCAAGCTGATGAGCGTTATTCAAGGCGCTACCAGCAAGCTGGCTCGTACTCTGGCGGCAGTTCGCGACCAAAAAGAAGCAGAAGCGGCATAA
- the rplK gene encoding 50S ribosomal protein L11: MAKKIQAYIKLQVKAGQANPSPPVGPALGQHGVNIMEFCKAFNAKTQSMEPGLPVPVIITVYSDRSFTFETKSTPAAFLLKKAAGVNAGSARPNTQKVGTVTRAQLEEIAKAKDADLTAADLEAAVRTIAGSARSMGLNVEGV, encoded by the coding sequence ATGGCAAAGAAAATTCAAGCTTATATTAAGCTTCAAGTAAAAGCGGGCCAAGCAAACCCGTCACCACCAGTTGGTCCTGCACTGGGTCAGCACGGTGTAAACATCATGGAATTCTGTAAAGCATTCAACGCTAAAACACAAAGCATGGAGCCAGGTTTACCGGTTCCTGTGATTATCACTGTGTACAGCGACCGTAGCTTTACTTTTGAAACTAAAAGTACTCCAGCTGCATTCTTATTGAAGAAAGCCGCAGGCGTTAACGCCGGTTCTGCGCGTCCAAACACTCAGAAAGTGGGTACTGTAACGCGTGCACAATTAGAAGAAATTGCTAAAGCTAAAGATGCTGACTTAACCGCAGCCGACTTAGAAGCAGCAGTTCGTACCATCGCTGGCTCTGCGCGCAGCATGGGTCTAAATGTGGAGGGCGTATAA
- the rplA gene encoding 50S ribosomal protein L1 — protein sequence MSKVTKRQKAIAEKVEAGKVYAFEDAAALLAELSTVKFKESVDVAVNLGVDPRKSDQVVRGATVLPNGTGKTVRVAVFTQGPAAEAALAAGADKVGMEDLAEEMKAGDLNYDVVIASPDAMRVVGQLGQVLGPRGLMPNPKVGTVTPDVATAVQNAKSGQARFRTDKNGIIHAAIGQIDFEPAKLKQNAEALLNELRRLKPASSKGIYIKRITLSSTMGPGLIIDAASLSDK from the coding sequence ATGTCTAAAGTAACTAAGCGCCAAAAGGCCATTGCGGAAAAAGTAGAAGCGGGCAAAGTGTACGCGTTCGAAGATGCAGCCGCATTATTAGCTGAATTATCCACCGTTAAGTTTAAAGAGTCAGTTGACGTTGCGGTTAACCTAGGCGTTGATCCACGTAAATCAGACCAAGTAGTACGTGGTGCTACCGTATTACCAAATGGTACCGGTAAGACTGTACGTGTTGCTGTATTCACTCAAGGCCCAGCTGCTGAAGCGGCATTAGCTGCAGGCGCTGACAAAGTGGGTATGGAAGATCTCGCTGAAGAAATGAAAGCGGGCGACTTAAACTACGACGTAGTTATTGCCTCACCTGACGCTATGCGTGTTGTGGGTCAATTAGGTCAAGTATTAGGTCCACGTGGCTTAATGCCTAACCCGAAAGTGGGTACCGTGACTCCAGACGTAGCGACTGCAGTGCAGAATGCTAAGTCCGGTCAGGCGCGTTTCCGTACCGACAAAAACGGTATTATCCACGCAGCGATTGGTCAAATTGATTTTGAACCAGCAAAATTAAAGCAGAACGCAGAAGCATTATTAAATGAACTGCGTCGCTTAAAGCCAGCAAGTTCCAAAGGTATCTACATCAAGCGTATTACGCTGAGCAGTACTATGGGACCTGGTTTAATCATTGATGCGGCTTCTTTGTCCGATAAGTGA
- the tuf gene encoding elongation factor Tu: MAKEKFERSKPHLNVGTIGHVDHGKTTLTAALTRVCAEVFGGAGSSKGYDQIDNAPEEKARGITINTSHVEYDSPTRHYAHVDCPGHADYVKNMITGAAQMDGAILVCSAADGPMPQTREHILLSRQVGVPYIVVFLNKADMVDDEELLELVEMEVRDLLSTYDFPGDDTPIITGSALMALNGEDENGLGTTAVKTLVETLDAYIPEPVRAIDQAFLMPIEDVFSISGRGTVVTGRVERGIVKVGEEIEIVGLKDTTKTTCTGVEMFRKLLDEGRAGENCGILLRGTKREDVQRGQVLAKPGTIKPHTKFEAEVYVLSKDEGGRHTPFFKGYRPQFYFRTTDVTGNCELPEGVEMVMPGDNVKLEVTLIAPIAMEEGLRFAIREGGRTVGAGVVAKIIA, translated from the coding sequence ATGGCTAAAGAAAAATTCGAACGCAGTAAACCGCACTTAAACGTTGGTACTATTGGTCACGTTGACCACGGTAAAACCACGTTAACAGCTGCATTAACTCGTGTATGTGCTGAAGTTTTCGGTGGCGCAGGCTCTTCTAAGGGCTATGACCAAATCGATAACGCTCCAGAAGAGAAAGCACGTGGTATCACCATTAACACGTCACACGTAGAGTACGATTCTCCGACTCGTCACTACGCGCACGTTGACTGCCCAGGTCACGCCGACTACGTTAAGAACATGATCACTGGTGCTGCTCAGATGGACGGCGCTATTCTGGTTTGTTCAGCGGCTGATGGCCCTATGCCACAGACCCGTGAGCACATCCTGCTGTCACGTCAGGTAGGTGTTCCGTACATCGTTGTGTTCCTGAACAAAGCGGACATGGTTGACGATGAAGAGCTGTTAGAGCTAGTTGAAATGGAAGTGCGTGACCTGCTCAGCACTTACGATTTCCCAGGCGATGACACCCCAATCATCACCGGTTCTGCGTTAATGGCGCTGAACGGCGAAGATGAAAACGGCCTAGGTACTACTGCGGTTAAGACTCTGGTAGAAACTTTAGACGCGTACATCCCAGAGCCAGTACGTGCAATCGATCAGGCGTTCTTGATGCCAATCGAAGACGTATTCTCAATTTCAGGCCGTGGTACTGTAGTAACTGGTCGTGTTGAGCGCGGTATCGTTAAAGTAGGTGAAGAGATCGAGATCGTTGGTCTGAAAGACACCACTAAAACTACTTGTACCGGTGTTGAGATGTTCCGTAAACTGCTCGACGAAGGTCGTGCGGGTGAGAACTGCGGTATCTTACTGCGTGGTACTAAGCGTGAAGACGTTCAGCGTGGTCAAGTACTGGCTAAGCCAGGCACGATCAAGCCGCACACCAAGTTTGAAGCAGAAGTTTATGTTCTGTCTAAAGACGAAGGTGGTCGCCATACTCCGTTCTTCAAAGGCTACCGTCCACAGTTCTACTTCCGTACTACGGACGTAACTGGTAACTGTGAACTGCCAGAAGGCGTAGAAATGGTAATGCCAGGCGATAACGTTAAGCTAGAAGTTACTTTGATCGCGCCGATTGCGATGGAAGAAGGCTTACGCTTTGCAATTCGTGAAGGCGGTCGTACCGTAGGTGCGGGCGTTGTTGCGAAAATTATTGCTTAA
- a CDS encoding type III pantothenate kinase — protein sequence MILELDCGNTRVKWRLLNAAQTVVARGSLTPKQAVEKSLPVAATQISACRMASVWQEPAVVEYAAAIERLGIPVHLAKSTAELAGVKNSYVHPEKLGVDRWLAAVAAHSQYQSHCLVLDFGTAVTADFVSAAGVYLGGVIAPGLELMRSTLMQKAQRLNVALEEQAPNLLLPQTSTAAGIEAGVRQMMKGFIAQQLRVAEQTFLAEFKLVVVGGDAELLAELGFAAIQAPDLVFAGLALACPLSIL from the coding sequence ATGATTCTTGAGTTAGATTGCGGAAATACACGGGTAAAGTGGCGGCTATTAAATGCAGCCCAGACAGTCGTTGCCCGAGGTAGCCTAACGCCGAAACAGGCGGTTGAAAAAAGTTTGCCGGTAGCTGCTACGCAAATTAGCGCCTGTCGTATGGCGAGCGTGTGGCAAGAACCAGCAGTGGTTGAATATGCTGCAGCTATCGAGCGTTTAGGGATTCCGGTGCATTTGGCAAAATCTACAGCTGAATTAGCCGGAGTAAAAAACAGCTACGTGCACCCTGAGAAGTTAGGAGTTGACCGCTGGTTAGCTGCAGTAGCTGCTCATAGTCAATATCAGAGCCATTGTTTAGTGCTAGATTTTGGCACTGCAGTAACAGCTGATTTTGTCAGTGCCGCAGGCGTATATTTGGGCGGAGTAATTGCCCCAGGACTAGAGTTGATGCGTTCGACACTGATGCAAAAAGCTCAGCGATTGAATGTAGCTCTAGAAGAGCAAGCGCCCAATCTATTATTGCCGCAAACAAGCACTGCAGCAGGTATTGAGGCCGGAGTGCGGCAAATGATGAAGGGGTTCATTGCTCAGCAGTTAAGGGTTGCGGAGCAAACGTTCTTAGCAGAATTTAAGTTAGTGGTGGTAGGCGGTGATGCCGAGTTGCTAGCTGAGCTAGGGTTTGCAGCGATTCAGGCGCCTGACTTAGTGTTTGCAGGTCTCGCACTTGCTTGTCCCTTATCAATCTTGTAG
- the nusG gene encoding transcription termination/antitermination protein NusG, whose product MSKRWYVVHAYSGYEKHVMRSLAERIALHGMEDQFGEILVPTEEVVEMRNGQRRKSEQKFFPGYVLVQMEMSEAAWHLVKSTPRVMGFIGGTADRPAPITEREAEAILRRVADSGDKPRPKTLFEPGETVRVNEGPFADFNGVVEVVNYEKNRLQVAVSIFGRSTPVELEFSQVEKV is encoded by the coding sequence GTGTCTAAAAGATGGTACGTTGTGCATGCCTACTCTGGTTATGAGAAGCATGTAATGCGCTCGTTGGCGGAGCGAATTGCTCTGCATGGCATGGAAGATCAGTTCGGTGAGATTTTGGTTCCTACCGAAGAAGTGGTCGAAATGCGTAATGGCCAGCGTCGCAAAAGTGAGCAAAAGTTCTTTCCAGGTTATGTCTTAGTACAGATGGAAATGAGCGAAGCGGCATGGCACTTAGTTAAAAGTACGCCACGAGTAATGGGTTTTATTGGTGGGACAGCTGATCGTCCTGCACCTATTACTGAGCGCGAGGCAGAAGCAATTTTGCGTCGAGTGGCAGACAGTGGTGACAAGCCAAGACCGAAAACATTGTTTGAGCCAGGTGAAACGGTACGTGTTAACGAAGGTCCGTTTGCTGACTTTAATGGTGTGGTTGAAGTGGTTAACTACGAGAAGAACCGCTTGCAGGTGGCAGTGTCTATTTTTGGACGCTCAACCCCAGTAGAGCTTGAGTTCTCTCAAGTAGAAAAAGTTTAG